GAACATCGACAAGGCCCAGAAACTGCTGCGCGACGCCGGCCTGCTCTGATCCCCCAGTCCTGATCCCCTGGCCGCGACGCTAGACCGGACCGCCGCCCCGACCCACGACCCGTGGGGGGGCGGCGGCCTGCGCTGGTGGGGCCGGGTGGGGGTCGCCGGGACGCCCGCCCTGAATCCTGACCGATCCACTCTGCTATGGTGGCCCGGCTGCGACGGCTCCGGCCGCGCCCGCCCCCTGCCCCCATGAACGCGCGCCGCCCCCACCCCCTGCTGCTGCTCCCGGCCCTGCTGGCCGTGCTGGGCGTCCTGCTGCCGCTGGTGTACCTCGTGCTGCGCGCCCTGGACGCCGAGAGCAGCGAACTGCGCGAGATCGTGTTCCGCGCCCGCAACCTGGAACTGCTGGCCAACACCCTGCTGCTCACGCTGGGCGTTCTGGCCGGCACGACCCTGATCGCACTGCCGCTGGCGTACCTCGCGGCCCGCACGGACCTGCGCCCCCGCCGCCTGCTGATGCTGCTGGGCGTGCTGCCACTGGCCATTCCCGGCTACGTGGGCGCGTACGCCCTGATCGCCGCGAGCGGCGCCGGCGGCACCATCGACGCCCTGACCGGCATCCGCTGGCCCGGCCCGGGCGGGTACTGGGGCGCGCTGGGTGTCCTGACGCTGTTCACGTTCCCGTACCTGTTCCTGAACCTGCACGCCGCGCTGCGCACCCAGGACCCCGCCCTGGAGGACGCCGCGCGCCTACTGGGCCGCACGCCGTGGCAGACCTTCCGGGAGGTCACGCTGCCGTACCTGCGCCCCGCGTGGCTGTCCGGCGCGCTTCTGATCGCCCTGCACGTGCTGGGGGACTTCAGCGTGGTCAGCCTGATGCGTTTTCCCACCTTCAGCGCCGCCATCTACCAGCAGTACACCGCCGCGTACGACCGGGTGTACTCGGCGTGGCTGGCGCTGGCGCTGCTGCTGGTCACGGGGGCCGCGCTGCTGCTCGAGGCCCGCCTGATGCGCGGCGTGCGCCTGTCCCGCGTGTCCCCCGGCGGCACGCGCCGCCCCACGGTCCTCTCGCTGGGGCGCGGGGCGCCGCTCGCCTGGGCCGCGCTGGCCGTGCTGGCGGGCGCGGCGCTGATCGTGCCGCTGGGAACCATCGTGTACTGGCTGCGTCTGGAAACCAACCCGTTCGCCTGGAGCAGCCTGTGGGAGGCGTTCCAGAGTGCGCTGGGCGCCGCGGCGGTCGCGGCCGTCACCACCACCGCCCTGGCGTTCCCGCTGGCGTACATCGGCAGTCGCCACAGCGGCCCGCTGGCCCGGCTGACCGAACGGGCCGCGTACCTGGGGTACGCCACGCCGCCCCTGGCGTTCGCGCTGGCGCTGGTGTTCTTCACGCTGAACGTCGTGCCGCCGCTGTACCAGACCTTCCCGCTGCTGATCATCGCGTACACCCTGCACTTCCTGGCCGAGGCGATCGGCCCGGTCCGCACCAGCCTCCTGAAAGCCACGCCGCGCCTCGAGGAAGCCGGGCGTCTGCTGGGCCTGAGTGCCCCGCAGACGCTGCGGCGCGTGACCATCCCGCTCGTCCGGCCGGGCCTGCTGGTCAGCGCGGCCTTCGTGTTCCTGAGCGTCCTGAAGGAACTGCCGCTCACGCTGCTGCTGTCGCCCATCGGCTTCGAGACGCTCTCCCGCAACGTCTGGGCGTACACCGAGGAGGCGCAGTACGCCTCGGCCGCACCCTACGCACTGGCGCTGGCCCTCAGCGGCGCGCTGCTGACCCTGCTGATCCTGCGCCGCGAGGACCGCCGCGCGCCGCCCCCCGCCCGCCCTGCCTCAACCCGACCCGACCCGACCCGCCCCACCACCCAGCCGGCCACCCCGCCGGCCCCCACCAAGGAAGGCCCCGCATGACCCAGAC
The DNA window shown above is from Deinococcus sp. LM3 and carries:
- a CDS encoding iron ABC transporter permease, with product MNARRPHPLLLLPALLAVLGVLLPLVYLVLRALDAESSELREIVFRARNLELLANTLLLTLGVLAGTTLIALPLAYLAARTDLRPRRLLMLLGVLPLAIPGYVGAYALIAASGAGGTIDALTGIRWPGPGGYWGALGVLTLFTFPYLFLNLHAALRTQDPALEDAARLLGRTPWQTFREVTLPYLRPAWLSGALLIALHVLGDFSVVSLMRFPTFSAAIYQQYTAAYDRVYSAWLALALLLVTGAALLLEARLMRGVRLSRVSPGGTRRPTVLSLGRGAPLAWAALAVLAGAALIVPLGTIVYWLRLETNPFAWSSLWEAFQSALGAAAVAAVTTTALAFPLAYIGSRHSGPLARLTERAAYLGYATPPLAFALALVFFTLNVVPPLYQTFPLLIIAYTLHFLAEAIGPVRTSLLKATPRLEEAGRLLGLSAPQTLRRVTIPLVRPGLLVSAAFVFLSVLKELPLTLLLSPIGFETLSRNVWAYTEEAQYASAAPYALALALSGALLTLLILRREDRRAPPPARPASTRPDPTRPTTQPATPPAPTKEGPA